From Syntrophorhabdaceae bacterium:
TTTAAACATCCTGAGTATGGTATCAGCCACCGTAATCAACATCATAAACACCACGGCACATCCACCTATGATGAACAGGACACGGTTGAATTTTTTTATCAGTTCAAAAAAAGCCATTAGGACACCTCCTTAATACCCTATTTTATTTCGCCAGCTTGGGTCAAAGTTCTTATCAAAGAAGTCTTCCAGCTTTGAAAGGAGCCTCTTCCATCCAGTGGAAAAATCATATTGGAGAATATCCTCAAGAAAAGGGACTATCTCTCCGAGCTTGTCTTTAGGCAGATATCCGTGGGCCTTCATCTGATAAGACTTCTGTAATGCATCGGCATTGAGTGCCTGAGCAGTGAGCATGACAACCTTTAGCCCTTTTTTGACGCTAAAATCAAGAAGGTCAAAACCCCTTACGCCCATGATGTCCAGTATTACAATATCATAGTGGTTCTTCTCCAGTTTTCCCATGGCCTCATCATAGGTCACTGCCTTATCAAAGACACAACTGGGGCAGGCGTCTTTTATTTCCTCCTCAAGGACTACAAGGACATCAGGCTCATCGTCTACTGCCAAGATCTTCTTGCCTTCTAGTAAACTTTTATTCATGACCCTCACCTCTTTTTATTAAATTATCACTTTTAAACCTATTTTTTTTTAAATGTCAAGCAAAAGGTATAACAATAAAACAAAAATGACCAATTTTTTACGCCTTTTATTTTTGTTCACTGTTGCGAACAAAAAATGTAACCTTGTTGTTTACAATTATGATGATGACTGTATATTTGTTCATAAAATCTTTAAAATACTTCATCTCTTGCTCATGGGCACACATCATTAAGGTTTATTGCGTTTGTTAGATTTATGGCGTTAATAGCGTCTGTTTAGTCTATTTGATCTATTTCGTTTGTTTTGTTTTCAGCGTTTATTGTGTTTATAATGTTAGTAAAAGATAACTGCCAACTGATATACTGTCCACCTGAACCGTCACTGTTCACCGTCACTATCCACACTATTTTCCAATGGGCAGTATTTTGAGAAGGCCTTTTATTGCCTCTGGTTTTTGTATAGGCTCATAACAGGTAGCACCGAAACACGGGACGACCTTATCTCCATCATCTTCGTATCTTATGACCTTATAAGGATAGAATAGTGAATATACCTCATCCTTCAATTCTTTTGAAACACCTCTCTGGATGGTAAGCTCAAGCATATAAAAATAGAAATTAATGACATTATAGAAATATCCTGCATGGACACCCATATCTTGAACCTGAACCGAAAATGTCCTTATGGCATTCTCTCCATAGCCCTTATAAGCCTTATCTTTTAGTATTGCCGATAGTTTAATAAGGATAATGATAGCCAAAGAATTTGCAGAAGGATGTGGCCCATCATCTATAGCCTTAATCTTTATACCTATCACGTCGTCCTCAGAATCGATGAAACCACCTGTTTCTTTATCCCAAAGTCTCTCAATGCAGGTATCCATAATGTCTTTAGCCTTACAAATATAATTATTCTCACCTGTTATCTCATAGGCTGTTACAAGGGCATCGGCAAGATATATATAATCATCGAGCATTGCCTTAACACCAGGTGAATGGAAAAGTATATCATCTTTTATGTTCTCACTTAATATCCTGTCTATGGTCATAAGGCCAAGTCTCTTTATATCTTCATAATTGAAGGTCATATATGCTTTTAAAAAGATGGAGGCAGCCATGCTGTTTAAAGATGTATATAATGTTTTGTCAATAAAGGGTTTTTGTCTTTTCTGCCTTTCTTTGAGGAGTTTTTTCTTTCCTCTTTCTATCAAATCCTTGAAGGTTTGGACAGGCATACTTATCTTTCTTGCAAGGTCCTCAATAGATTCTTCTATATATAAGACCATCCTCTTGGGATTATGGGGCAATATTCCCCCATCATGGAGAAAATATGCAGATAGCACCCTGAATTCATCCTCATCAAGGATACTTTTAAACTCATCCTTACTCCAAGTAAAATATCCACCTTCATCTTCAGGAGTTACATCGGCATCTTGGCTTGCATAAAAACCTCCGTCCTCATGGGAGAGTTCGTCTTTAATAAACCCCATGATACCGTAAGCCACGTCTCTCAACAGGTCTTCTTTGAATATACAAAAGGCATCTATGTAATTCTTGAGAAGCCATACATTGTCATCAAGCATCTTTTCAAAATGGGGGATAATCCAGTGGGCATCTGTAGAGTATCTATGAAAACCACCGGCAAGCTGGTCATGTATACCCCCTTTTGCCATGGAATATAAGGTCTTTTTTAAAAATACCCCTATATCTTCATCATGTTTTAAAAAATAATTACCAAGCAAAAACTCTATAGAACCGGGCATGGGAAATTTTGGGGCATAGCCAAAACCTCCCCTGTCTTCATCTATGGAATTGAGGATAGACCTTACACCATTGTTTATTATCTCAGGATTTATCTCTCCTATCACGGTGCTATCAGTCTTGAGAAATCTTACAATCTCTGTGCTATTTGCTATAACCTCATCCTTTTTTGCCTTGTATAATTCGCTTATTGCCTTAAGTAGGGTCTTAAAACCCAGCATACCGTATTGTTCGTTGAGAGGAAAATATGTGCCTCCATAAAAGGGTTTTTTGTCATGGGTAAGAAAGACACTTAATGGCCATCCACCTCCACCACCCATGGCAGCCACTGCCCTCTGGTATCGCCTGTCTATGTCAGGCCTTTCATCCCTGTCAAGCTTTATACATATAAAATTCTTATTTAGGAGCTCTGCCACCTCATCATCCTCAAAGGATTCCTTTGCCATGACATGACACCAATGACACCATACAGCCCCTGAACTCAAAAAAACAGGTTTTCCTTCAATCCTTGCCTTTTCAAAGGCTTCATCGCACCAGGGATACCAGTTAATCTTCTGTGTTGCTGCATGTCGTAGATAAGGTGAATTTTCCTTTGACAGCCTGTTCATTTAAAAATTCCATCTTTTAATACAATATAGCCTGTCAATCCAACATCTTTCGATTCCTTTAAATTCATGTTGTTAATAGTAATAAATATAAAGGATTTGTCAAACATTTTTTCATCTTTCTTGAAATCTAAATATTTCAACATTGACACAACTTAACATAATTTGATAAAAAAAATCCTAAATGTCTTTATTTTTTAAATTAAGGTTTATCAGCACCATAATATTTATTTTCATTGCACCCTGTGTGCTATATGCTGCTGAGACAACCTTAAAAAAGGGTGATAAGATAGACCTTGATTTATGTCGCGAGATTGCCCTTAAACTTCATCCTTCTATAACAGCCTACCGTTATATAATAAAGACAAGGGAGTCGCAATTAGGCCAGGCAAAATCAGCCTATTATCCAAAGATTGATGCCTATGGGGAATTTATGAGAAACTTCAGGATAAACAATACCCAAGACCCCTATTTCAGTGCCTATACAATTACACATAATTCAAACCATGGCAAGTTGTCTTTGAACCAGAATATATATGACTTTGGTAGGATATCCAGCGATGTATATATAAAGAGGTCAAATTTAGAGTCATCCAAATCTGATCTTGATAATATAGTTATAATTGTAACAACAAACCTAAAATATGCCTACTATGGAGTGTTAAAGGCGAAGAGGGCAAGGGATATTAATATAGAGACAGTCACGCAGTATGAACAACACCTAAACAGTGCAAAGACGTTCTTTGCCGCAGGAAGAAAACCAAAATACGATGTAACAAAAGCAGAACTCGATCTGAGTAATGCAAGGCTAAATCTCATAACAGCAGAAAACAATCTAAAGATTGCATGGGTGAATCTCAATAATGCCATGGGGATAGATTCAGATGCCGAATATAACATAGAGGATAACCTCTTATATAAAAGATATGAACTACCCCTCGAAGATGCATTGAATACTGCTTATAAAGAGAGAGCTGACCTCAAGTCTATCATGAGCCAGAAGTTGGCTGCTGAAAAGACTGTAGAGCTTGCAAAAAAGGAATTCATGCCCAGGATATCTGGTTCTGCAGAATACAATGCCTTAGGAAGTAGATACCCCCTTGGGCAAGGTTGGGCTATGGGAATAGGGCTCGCCATGAACATTTTTGATGGACTGTCTACAACAAACAAGATAGAAGAGGCAATATCTTATAAAAATAAGATAGAGGCTGATATAAGGACTCTAAAACTCCAGATAATGCTTGAAGTGCAGCAGGCATACCTGAATATTATAAAGGCACAGGAGGCAATCTCCAACACAGAGATACAGATAAAACAGGCAAAGGAGAATCTTGAGCTTGCCAATTTTAGATATGATGCAGGACTATCAGAGCCCCTGGAGGTAACAGACGCAACCGTATCATACAACAATGCCCAGCTTGCAAATATAAATGCTCTTTATGATTACAAAATCGCCCAGGTAAATCTGGAAAAGGCAATGGGGAAAAGGCAATGAGAAAAAAGATAATCATCTTTATAGTCATTATTGTTATGTGTTTTGCAGGTTACAAACTCTTTTTTAAGAAGAGACCACAAACTCCTGTTGCCCATGCTGTCCCTGTGCTTGTTGCTAAGGCAGTTCAGAAGACCATGCCTGTCCAGATAAACCAGATAGGGACTGTTGAGGCCATTAAAAGTATAATCATCTATTCAAGGGTCATGGGCCAACTGAAAAATATACATTTTCAGGAGGGTCAGGATGTAAATAGGGACGACATGCTCTTTACAATAGACCCTAAACCCTTTGAAGACAAACTGAGGGCAGCAGAAGCAAAATACTCCCAGAGCCTTGCCCAGCTTCAGTTCAATGAGTCTCAAGCAAAGCGATATCAATTCCTTTTTGAGAAAGGAGCTGTATCCAAGGCTGATTATGAAAATCAGATTACCCTTGCAAAGACACAGGAGGCAATAGTTAAGGCAGATAAGGCAGAACTGGATAACGCAAAGACAAATCTCGATTATTGCTTTATAAAGGCACCTGTTTCAGGGAAGACAGGTCAATATGGTGTCCGTGAAGGCACTATGGTCAAAGAAAATGATACAAAACTCACAGTCATAAACCAGATAGCGCCTGTCTATGTGCGGTTCTCTGTGGCAGAGAAAGAGTTGCCTGTTGTAAGGGAACGCTTAAACAAAGGGCATCTCAAGACACTGGTATCTGCCCCAGGCTTGAAAGAAAAGACACAGGAAGGGACACTCACCTTTATCGATAATACTGTTGACCCACAGACAGGTATGATTTTACTTAAGGCTACATTTTCCAATAAAGATAGACTCCTCTGGCCCGGGCAGTTTGTTAATGTAACACTAAAACTGTTTGATGAGCCTGACGCTATTGTTGTCCCTAATGAGGCTGTCCAGATTGCCCAGGATACTTATTATACTTTTGTAGTAAAACCTGATAATAAGGTGGAATACAGAGCCATTGCTGTTTCAAGGACAATAGGGAATGAAACAGTTATAACCAAAGGTATAAAACCTGGTGAGATCGTTGTAACCGATGGACATCTAAAACTGAGAGATGGATTTACTGTGGAGATAAGAGACTCTATCTCACCAAAGACCCTGAATAATTCCAAGATAGAACCTGTAAAGAAAAATCAGTAAAAGGTGTAAAAATAGGTGAACCTCTCAGAGATATGGATAAAAAGACCTGTAATGACCATTATTGTCATGTCAGGGATACT
This genomic window contains:
- a CDS encoding thioredoxin domain-containing protein gives rise to the protein MNRLSKENSPYLRHAATQKINWYPWCDEAFEKARIEGKPVFLSSGAVWCHWCHVMAKESFEDDEVAELLNKNFICIKLDRDERPDIDRRYQRAVAAMGGGGGWPLSVFLTHDKKPFYGGTYFPLNEQYGMLGFKTLLKAISELYKAKKDEVIANSTEIVRFLKTDSTVIGEINPEIINNGVRSILNSIDEDRGGFGYAPKFPMPGSIEFLLGNYFLKHDEDIGVFLKKTLYSMAKGGIHDQLAGGFHRYSTDAHWIIPHFEKMLDDNVWLLKNYIDAFCIFKEDLLRDVAYGIMGFIKDELSHEDGGFYASQDADVTPEDEGGYFTWSKDEFKSILDEDEFRVLSAYFLHDGGILPHNPKRMVLYIEESIEDLARKISMPVQTFKDLIERGKKKLLKERQKRQKPFIDKTLYTSLNSMAASIFLKAYMTFNYEDIKRLGLMTIDRILSENIKDDILFHSPGVKAMLDDYIYLADALVTAYEITGENNYICKAKDIMDTCIERLWDKETGGFIDSEDDVIGIKIKAIDDGPHPSANSLAIIILIKLSAILKDKAYKGYGENAIRTFSVQVQDMGVHAGYFYNVINFYFYMLELTIQRGVSKELKDEVYSLFYPYKVIRYEDDGDKVVPCFGATCYEPIQKPEAIKGLLKILPIGK
- a CDS encoding response regulator; this encodes MNKSLLEGKKILAVDDEPDVLVVLEEEIKDACPSCVFDKAVTYDEAMGKLEKNHYDIVILDIMGVRGFDLLDFSVKKGLKVVMLTAQALNADALQKSYQMKAHGYLPKDKLGEIVPFLEDILQYDFSTGWKRLLSKLEDFFDKNFDPSWRNKIGY
- a CDS encoding efflux RND transporter periplasmic adaptor subunit yields the protein MRKKIIIFIVIIVMCFAGYKLFFKKRPQTPVAHAVPVLVAKAVQKTMPVQINQIGTVEAIKSIIIYSRVMGQLKNIHFQEGQDVNRDDMLFTIDPKPFEDKLRAAEAKYSQSLAQLQFNESQAKRYQFLFEKGAVSKADYENQITLAKTQEAIVKADKAELDNAKTNLDYCFIKAPVSGKTGQYGVREGTMVKENDTKLTVINQIAPVYVRFSVAEKELPVVRERLNKGHLKTLVSAPGLKEKTQEGTLTFIDNTVDPQTGMILLKATFSNKDRLLWPGQFVNVTLKLFDEPDAIVVPNEAVQIAQDTYYTFVVKPDNKVEYRAIAVSRTIGNETVITKGIKPGEIVVTDGHLKLRDGFTVEIRDSISPKTLNNSKIEPVKKNQ
- a CDS encoding TolC family protein; this encodes MSLFFKLRFISTIIFIFIAPCVLYAAETTLKKGDKIDLDLCREIALKLHPSITAYRYIIKTRESQLGQAKSAYYPKIDAYGEFMRNFRINNTQDPYFSAYTITHNSNHGKLSLNQNIYDFGRISSDVYIKRSNLESSKSDLDNIVIIVTTNLKYAYYGVLKAKRARDINIETVTQYEQHLNSAKTFFAAGRKPKYDVTKAELDLSNARLNLITAENNLKIAWVNLNNAMGIDSDAEYNIEDNLLYKRYELPLEDALNTAYKERADLKSIMSQKLAAEKTVELAKKEFMPRISGSAEYNALGSRYPLGQGWAMGIGLAMNIFDGLSTTNKIEEAISYKNKIEADIRTLKLQIMLEVQQAYLNIIKAQEAISNTEIQIKQAKENLELANFRYDAGLSEPLEVTDATVSYNNAQLANINALYDYKIAQVNLEKAMGKRQ